In one window of uncultured Sphaerochaeta sp. DNA:
- a CDS encoding galactokinase family protein, with protein MARKEAIQKGLLHTVYPSLYGNSFQAEDMDKRFISLIEEHNNLFKEQDVSLFSTAGRSELGGNHTDHNLGKVIAATINLDTIAAVSKREDNIVVLTSEGYPEVVVHLDELEIVETEKNTTEALVRGIAFAFKQRGLNLGGWQANTTSRVLKGSGLSSSAAVEVLCGTIFNHLYNEDTLSPVDLAIIGKFSENNYFGKPSGLMDQMACAYGGIIGIDFADEENPKIEPVHYSFSDHGYQLVIVDTGGNHADLTPEYAAVPKEMKEVAAHFEAKHLREIDETSFISQLPLLRKTLQNDRAMLRSIHFFEENKRVTNMLIALENHDIASYLKEVRASGESSFCFLQNLYPSFFPQEQGLSLAIAMTKSLLGSDTTVRVHGGGFAGTIQAYIPLDKYELYKQAMEAVFSEGSVTPITVRQRESCCIAE; from the coding sequence ATGGCCAGAAAGGAAGCAATACAGAAAGGTTTGTTGCATACCGTGTATCCATCCCTCTACGGGAATTCGTTCCAAGCTGAGGATATGGATAAACGGTTCATCAGTTTAATTGAAGAACACAACAACTTGTTCAAGGAACAGGATGTCAGTCTGTTCTCCACTGCTGGAAGAAGTGAGCTCGGTGGAAACCATACAGACCACAATCTGGGAAAAGTCATTGCTGCTACCATTAACCTGGATACCATCGCCGCAGTAAGCAAGCGTGAGGATAATATCGTTGTCTTGACGAGTGAAGGCTACCCAGAAGTGGTTGTGCATCTTGATGAGCTTGAAATTGTTGAAACAGAGAAGAACACCACCGAAGCACTGGTACGCGGTATTGCCTTTGCATTCAAGCAGCGAGGCCTCAATCTTGGTGGTTGGCAAGCCAATACCACGAGCCGGGTACTCAAAGGATCGGGGCTCTCCTCATCTGCCGCAGTTGAGGTTCTCTGTGGAACCATTTTTAACCACCTCTACAATGAAGACACACTCTCTCCGGTTGATCTTGCGATCATTGGAAAGTTCAGCGAAAACAACTACTTCGGCAAGCCATCTGGATTGATGGACCAGATGGCGTGTGCCTATGGGGGAATCATAGGAATTGACTTTGCTGATGAGGAAAACCCGAAGATTGAGCCGGTGCATTACTCCTTCAGTGATCATGGCTACCAGCTGGTCATCGTGGACACCGGGGGAAATCATGCAGACCTTACCCCCGAGTATGCTGCAGTGCCCAAGGAGATGAAGGAAGTAGCTGCTCACTTTGAGGCAAAGCATCTCAGGGAGATCGATGAGACAAGCTTCATCTCTCAGCTTCCCCTTCTCAGAAAAACCCTGCAGAATGACCGGGCAATGCTACGCTCAATTCACTTCTTTGAAGAGAACAAGCGAGTTACCAATATGCTCATAGCTCTGGAGAATCATGACATTGCATCATACTTGAAAGAAGTGAGAGCGAGCGGAGAGAGCTCCTTCTGCTTCCTGCAGAACCTCTACCCCTCTTTCTTCCCTCAGGAACAGGGTCTGAGTCTGGCTATTGCCATGACCAAGAGCCTGCTGGGAAGCGATACGACTGTACGTGTCCATGGAGGAGGCTTCGCTGGTACCATCCAAGCCTACATCCCCCTGGACAAATATGAACTCTATAAACAAGCAATGGAAGCTGTATTCTCAGAAGGAAGTGTCACTCCTATCACGGTTCGGCAGAGAGAAAGCTGCTGTATTGCGGAGTAG
- a CDS encoding DUF364 domain-containing protein — translation MDIDNRIHTYFQAEAESLHVENIFLGLGYSAVVLQDGRCGLCYTPKGSGNSCSVNKNKEEYEGYPAIKLLKNIKKEDPLGRAMAIALCNALNQDHSLLQDEDDGNLIRDLKVNTGDNVAMIGYFAPIVSYLKEHDITVRAYDIGKEVGSEQEFYHWAEAESDALILTATSLINSSLEEVLSHFNGKRIPTVLMGPSTIMVKELYRDLPIDLLAGSTVFNRDGVIKSIRNGRGTPYLHKDCKKVHLYL, via the coding sequence ATGGACATTGATAATCGTATTCACACCTATTTCCAAGCTGAGGCTGAAAGCTTGCATGTGGAGAACATCTTTCTTGGACTCGGCTACTCTGCAGTTGTCTTGCAAGATGGACGTTGTGGACTCTGCTACACTCCAAAAGGGAGTGGAAATAGTTGTTCAGTTAACAAGAACAAGGAGGAATATGAAGGGTATCCTGCGATCAAACTACTTAAGAACATCAAGAAAGAGGACCCACTTGGAAGAGCCATGGCAATTGCACTCTGCAATGCCTTGAATCAGGACCACTCCCTCCTACAGGATGAGGATGACGGCAATCTGATACGCGACCTTAAGGTGAATACAGGAGACAATGTTGCCATGATCGGCTACTTCGCTCCCATCGTCTCGTACTTGAAGGAGCATGATATTACTGTTCGTGCTTACGATATTGGAAAGGAAGTTGGATCAGAGCAGGAGTTCTACCATTGGGCTGAGGCAGAGAGCGATGCCTTGATCCTGACCGCCACCAGCCTGATCAACTCCTCCCTTGAAGAAGTACTCAGTCATTTCAATGGAAAAAGAATTCCTACTGTCCTTATGGGACCTTCCACCATCATGGTTAAGGAACTCTACAGAGACTTGCCTATTGATCTATTGGCTGGTTCCACCGTTTTCAACCGGGATGGTGTTATCAAATCCATTCGTAATGGAAGAGGAACCCCCTACCTCCATAAGGACTGCAAAAAGGTTCATCTTTACCTCTAG